AGCATCGTCACGAAACGGCGTCACCAGAGGCACCCAGATGCCGCTGCAGCTTTCCCGTGCCAAGCCCATCGCACCCTCCTCGACGACCGCAATTCCCGCCGCAGCGGCGTCGTGTAGACTGCAGGATGAACGCAAGCGGCCCTACCGTGCAACCGGCACGAGCGCCCAGGGAGACGCCGTGACCACGAATGTGTCGCCGCGACGGCTCGTCCGTGCCGAGGCGGTCCTCGCCGCGCGCCGGCGCCGACTCACGCTGGTCCTGGAGGACGCCCTCGACCGCCACAACGTGAGCGCCGTGCTGCGCACCTGCGAAGCCTTCGGCATCCAGGACGTACACCTGGTCGGGGGCGATGTGGCGAGCGGAGAGATCAACCCGGCGGTCGCGAGCGGCGCCGAACGCTGGTTGACGCTGCAACGACACGACAGCGCCGCGTGCGCCATCGTGGCGCTCCGTGCCCAGGGCTATCGCCTCTACGTCAGCCACCTGAGCCCCGAGTCGCTGCCGCTCGCCGCCCTGCCGCGCGACGAACGCGCCGCCTACGTCTTCGGCAACGAGCAATCCGGCGTCTCCCAGGAATGGCTCGACGTCGCCGACGCCCGCTTCGTCATCCCGACCTCGGGATTCACCGGGAGCCTGAATCTGTCGGTGGCCGCGGCGCTCGTCGTCTACGATCGGCTCCTCCTGCACCGCACCGTCGCCGAGGCACCCGGCGACCTCGACGCCGCCGAGAAGGCGGAGCTGCGCGCCGCTTGGTACGACACGCTCGCCCACGGGAGTGCCGTGCTCGAGCGCGCCCATCGCTCCCGCCTGGACGATCCACCGGCGCCATCTCCCGTCTTCCCCGTAGATCGCCACAAGACCTGAGAGCCCCGACACCAGCACGAAAGTACCCATGTTCCGTCGAGAACTCCGCGACACGCTGCACCTCGCCATCCCGGTGGTGCTGACCCAAGTCGGCAGCGTCGCCATGGGCATCGTGGACACCATCATGGTGGGGAGGCTGGGGCCCGAACCTCTCTCCGCCGTCGCTCTCGGCAACGCCCTCACCTTCACCATCCTCATCGTCTGCCTGGGCACGCTCTCCGCCCTGGACCCGCTGGTGGCGCAAGCCTATGGCGCCGGGCGCTTCACCGAGTGTGGCCGCGTCATGCACCATGGCGCCTTCCTCGCCGTGGTCCTGGCGCTGCCGGCGCTCCTCCTCATCGCCTGCGCCCGGCCCATGCTCCGGCTTCTCGGCCAGAGTCCGGAGCTGGTGGACGCCGCGAGCCACTACGCCTACGCCATCGCTCCGGGAGTCCTCCCCTTCCTCCTCTTCACCGTGCTGCGCCAGTTCATGCAAGGTCTCTCCCGCGCCCGGCCGGCGCTCTTCGTCATGATCTTCGCCAACCTGCTCAACGTCTTCGGCAACTGGGTGCTCGTCTACGGCAACCTCGGCGCGCCCGCCCTGGGAGCCACCGGCTCCGCTTGGTCCACCACCATCGCGCGCTCGGCGATGTTCCTCTTGCTCGCCGGTTGGGTCTTCAGCCGCCGGCATCTCAGGCCTTACCTCACCCACCTGCCGCCGTGGCCGCCGGACCGGAAGCTCTTGCTGCGTCTCGCCCGCCTCGGTCTGCCGGCCGGTGGTCAGTTCGGTCTCGAGGTGGGAGTCTTCGCCTGCACGGCGATGTTCATGGGCTGGTTCGGCACGCTCCAGCTGGCGGGACACCAAATCGCCATCAATCTCTGCAGCACCACTTTCATGGTGCCACTCGGATGCTCCGCCACCGCCGCCGTCCGCGTCGGCCAGGCGCTCGGTCGGCACGATGTGGCGGGAGCGCGGCGCGCCGCTCTGGCTGCCGGCACCCTCGGCGTCGGTTTCATGGCGGTCGCGGCGCTCTGCTTCGCGCTCTTCCCGGAGTTCTTCGTCCGCATCTACACCGACGACGCCGAACTGGTGGGGATGGGGGTGTCGCTCCTCCTCGTCGGTGCGGCCTTCCAACTTTCCGACGGCACCCAGGTCATCGCCATCGGCTCGCTCCGCGGCGCCGCGGACACGCGCTTTCCCATGCTCGTGTCGGCCGTCGCCTACTGGCTCGTGGCCCTGCCGCTCGGCTGGGCCCTCGCCTTCCCGCTCGGCTGGGGGCCGCGCGGCCTGTGGTGGGGACTGACGCTGGGATTGACGCTGGTGGGGGTGACGCTGGCGCTGCGCTTTCACCACCGCGTGCGCGAGCACCGCTTGCAAGCGATGCAAGCACTCGACGCCTGACACGCCGGAATCTCAGGACGGGAAGCGCGGGCCGCCGCGGACGAGATGCAAGCGGCCACGTTCGGGCAGCGCGACATCGAGATGGGACTGCACGCTGCCATCGGGCCAGAGGATGCGCACCGCGTCGGCCTCTCGCGCCGTGCCGATGCCGAGCCAGCCCACGGGGCCGCGCAGGACCACCGACGCCGCCTGCGTCCCGGCGTACAGCTCCACCCGGACACCGAAGCAGGCCGAGGGACGGGAGACACCCTCGAGTTCGATCTCGAGGCCGCGGCCCACGTTCCCGCCCACGTTCCACAGGAAGACCAAGGTGCTGTCGGCAGTCGTGCCGACGAGATCGAGATCCCCATCGCCGTCGAAGTCGGCGCTGCAGAGCGGCGCTGGCCCCAAGGCTCCGTGCTCTTCCCCGGAACGGACGGTGACGTCCGAGAGCAGGGCATCGCCTTCGTTATGCCACAGCGCCAGCTGCGTCTCACCCGGCACTTCGAGGAGCGGCTCCATGCGGCGCAGGTGGGGCGCGGTGTCCTCGCCGCCTGCGGGCGTGGCGCTCGCCACCGCCAGCACCGGTGGCGCCGCCGGGAAGTGCTGCGTCACCACGTCCACCAGACCGTCGTTGTCGAGATCGGCGACGTGAATGGCCGCCACCGGCACACCCCGCTCGGGATCGGTGGTCCACGCCGCGAGCACCTCGCGGTAGGCCGCCGCACGCTCGAAGTGTCCGGCGCCTTCGTTGCGCCACAGCCACAATCCCTCGTCGTCACCGAGAAGGATGTCGTCGTCTCCGTCGGCATCCATGTCGGCGCAAGCCGCAGCGCGGGCGCGCTGACCCCACAACCCAGTGAGCATGGTGATCTCCGCGAAGGCACCGGTGGCTCGCGCCCCCAGCACGCGCACCCGTCCCCACGCATCCAGGCAGAGCAGATCCATGGCCGCATCGCCGTCCAGATCCGCCGCCAGCGCAGTCCGGGCCGGGCCGAGGTCGCCCCAGCCGGGAAGGGCCTCGGGAGCAGCGAAGTCCCCATTGCCGTTGTTGCGCAACAAGAGCAGCCCGACTTGCTCGCTCACCGCCAGCACCACATCCAGATCGCCATCGTGGTCCGCATCCAAAGGCTCTAGGTGCGACACGCCGGTGAACTCGCCGAGCGGGCTGCAACGTGGCCGCGGGCCACCGTGCACGATCCAGAGCCGCGCCGGCGTGGTGTGCAGTGAATCGGTGACGGCGCCCGTCAGGGTGACGAGGTCCATGGCGGCGTCGGCATCGAAGGGACCCGTGGCGACCAGCGAGGCGGGCGCCTCGAGAAAGTCCACGGGCAGCCAGGGCACGTCGGCTTCGGCGCGGGCCGAGTCCGCGCGCAAGTAGGCTCCGGAACCGCCGAGCACCACGTCCTCGAGACCGTTGTGATCGAGATCCACCGCCACCGCCATCGTGGCCGGGATCTGCACCCGCTTCGCCTCGAAGCGCGGTGGTGTGCGCGTGAAGTGCGGCGCATGCCGGAACTGTGGCAAGACCAGCTGTCCGAGGCCGTAGACCTGCGCCGCCGCACCACCCCGTCCCGGATCGAGACGCTCGGCCTCGCGGCGCGACCGCACCGCTGCCGTGTCCCCCTGGGCTTCCAGCACCTGGGCGAACAAGCGCTGCACCGCGGCGTTGTGTGCCTCGACACCGGCGGCGCGGTCCGCCAAGGTGCGCGCTTCGTGGAGCGCTGCGGCGCTCTGCCGCGGCGAGGTCTTTGCCGTTTCGAGACGCAGCGACGCCAGATACACCAAGGCACGCACGTCCGCCGGATCCAGCTCCAGCGCCGCCGACCAGGAGCGGGCGGCGTCATCGAGCTCGTGCCGAGACCGCTGCACCAATCCCAGGTTGACCAACGCCTCCGGCCGGCGCTCCGCCTCCACCACGCGTTGCAGCAGTCGTTGCGCCGCCTTCGCCTCTCCAGATTCGAAGAGGGCGCGAGCGCGGACTACGGTGCAGTAGCGGGACTCCGGGTCGTCCGGAGCGCGGGAGCAACCGGCGACAACGATGAGTAACGTCTGGAGACAGAGGTGCACGCGACGGCAGCCCAACGCCCAACCTCCCGACCCACGGGTCACGTCGCAACGGCGCGGGCAAGATGCCTGCCAGCCCGCGGCGCGAAGCGGGGGCATTCTCCCATAGAAGGGGCCCTGCGTCGCGCCCCAAGCGAAGCCTCCGTGCACCCGAGCGGGCGCAGTTTCTCCATCGTTCCTTGCGGCCGATTTCTGGACCCGTGGCATCCCCGATGCTAAGATGGGGTAGATGGCTCTCGCATGGTGCGGTCGCACTGCCCGCCGCACCGGGACGATCCCGCCCGTCCTGGCCCCGAGGTGACAAGATGAAGCGGACTTGGACGTTCGCCGCGGCCGCCGCCGTGCTGCTCGCCGGGGTGTTCGCATGGGCGCAGAGACCGATCCCGGTCTCGCCGCCGCTCGCTTCCCCGCTCGCGGCGGGCGCCTCGAGCGGATCCTCCTGCAAAGCCACCGTTCCCCTCGCCCTGCAGATCCAACCGGCAGGCACAGGGCGCTGGAGCCTCGAGCTCCAGTCCCTGGATCGAGAGCACGAGGCCGTGGTGTGGATGTGGTCGGCGAGCGAGGCCGAGCGCCGCGAGGTCTGGCGCGGCACGCTCCGGCCGGGTCCAGCGCACTTCGCGGAGGTCGCCTTCGCCCCCGGCTCGCCGCAGGTGACCGTGTGGGCCGCCCTCGAAGTTGCCGGCGCCGCCGGCGCAAACATGCGGAGCCTCGCCAGCTTCGCCCCCGCCGGGCGCAACCTGCAGAGCCTGTCAGCCGAGACCGGCCAGCTGCTCGAGGATCCCGCCACGGGCGAGCATCTCCTGCAGTTTCAAGGCACGCCGTCCGCGACCGCGCCGGGAGAACGCCGATGAGGCGCATTGCTGCGGCCGCGCTGCTTTCCCTCACTGTCGCCCTGCCGGCGCAGGCGAACTACCAGGTGCGCGGCACCTTCCAGTACAAGGATCGGGAGTTCAATCTCTCGGGCTTCACGGGCAGCGAACCGAACCGGCCCATCCGTTTCGCCGATGTCGAAGTCGTCGACGCCAACACGCAGCAGCTGCTCGCCAGCGGCGCCACCGACGGCACCGGCACCTTCACCCTCCAGGTGGTCGACAATGTGACCCGCAACCTGACGGTGCGGGTGCGGACGTCATCGGCACACACCAGCGATCTCTTCATCACCGTGCGCCAGACGGGCACGAGCGCCATCTTCGCGGTCGCCACCACCTACAACAATCATGGCTCGACGCAGAACATCGATTTCACCGCCAACCCGATCGTGGCGGACCAGGGAGCGGGCGGCGACCCCTTCAACGTCTATGACTGCGCCCTCGACGGCATGGACTTCGTCGCCGCCTTGAACGGCGGGCGACCCAACGCTTCCCAGTCCCTCACCCTCTACTGGAACCAAGGCAGCGGCATCGGCACGTTCTACGATGCCGGCAACCGCGCCATCTATCTCTACGGGAAGAGCACCGACTCCGACGGCTACGACGATTCGGTGATCTTGCACGAGTTCGGCCATTACGTCGAATTCGTCCTCGCCGCCAGCGACAATCCTGCCGACTCGCACGGCCCCAACGATTGCCTGGTGCTGCAGCTCTCCTGGTCCGAGGGCTATGCCACCTTCCTGCAGAACCTGGTGCGCGATTGGAAGGGCTACAGCCGCCCCGATCTCTACGTCGACACCTCGGGCCAGCCGGGCCCCGGGGGCGTGCTCCTGAGCTACACGGTGGAGACCCCGGCCTACGGCATCCCGGGGTGTGGCAACGAGATCACGGTGAACGCGACGCTATGGGACACCTATGACGTCACCACCACAGCCGACGCCACACCGAGTACCGACGATGATCCCATGCGCGTCGCCGGCGTGCGCGAGAGCTTCTGGGACGTGCTGATCAACTACCTGCCG
The genomic region above belongs to Candidatus Krumholzibacteriia bacterium and contains:
- a CDS encoding MATE family efflux transporter; its protein translation is MFRRELRDTLHLAIPVVLTQVGSVAMGIVDTIMVGRLGPEPLSAVALGNALTFTILIVCLGTLSALDPLVAQAYGAGRFTECGRVMHHGAFLAVVLALPALLLIACARPMLRLLGQSPELVDAASHYAYAIAPGVLPFLLFTVLRQFMQGLSRARPALFVMIFANLLNVFGNWVLVYGNLGAPALGATGSAWSTTIARSAMFLLLAGWVFSRRHLRPYLTHLPPWPPDRKLLLRLARLGLPAGGQFGLEVGVFACTAMFMGWFGTLQLAGHQIAINLCSTTFMVPLGCSATAAVRVGQALGRHDVAGARRAALAAGTLGVGFMAVAALCFALFPEFFVRIYTDDAELVGMGVSLLLVGAAFQLSDGTQVIAIGSLRGAADTRFPMLVSAVAYWLVALPLGWALAFPLGWGPRGLWWGLTLGLTLVGVTLALRFHHRVREHRLQAMQALDA
- a CDS encoding FG-GAP-like repeat-containing protein, yielding MGCRRVHLCLQTLLIVVAGCSRAPDDPESRYCTVVRARALFESGEAKAAQRLLQRVVEAERRPEALVNLGLVQRSRHELDDAARSWSAALELDPADVRALVYLASLRLETAKTSPRQSAAALHEARTLADRAAGVEAHNAAVQRLFAQVLEAQGDTAAVRSRREAERLDPGRGGAAAQVYGLGQLVLPQFRHAPHFTRTPPRFEAKRVQIPATMAVAVDLDHNGLEDVVLGGSGAYLRADSARAEADVPWLPVDFLEAPASLVATGPFDADAAMDLVTLTGAVTDSLHTTPARLWIVHGGPRPRCSPLGEFTGVSHLEPLDADHDGDLDVVLAVSEQVGLLLLRNNGNGDFAAPEALPGWGDLGPARTALAADLDGDAAMDLLCLDAWGRVRVLGARATGAFAEITMLTGLWGQRARAAACADMDADGDDDILLGDDEGLWLWRNEGAGHFERAAAYREVLAAWTTDPERGVPVAAIHVADLDNDGLVDVVTQHFPAAPPVLAVASATPAGGEDTAPHLRRMEPLLEVPGETQLALWHNEGDALLSDVTVRSGEEHGALGPAPLCSADFDGDGDLDLVGTTADSTLVFLWNVGGNVGRGLEIELEGVSRPSACFGVRVELYAGTQAASVVLRGPVGWLGIGTAREADAVRILWPDGSVQSHLDVALPERGRLHLVRGGPRFPS
- a CDS encoding RNA methyltransferase — its product is MTTNVSPRRLVRAEAVLAARRRRLTLVLEDALDRHNVSAVLRTCEAFGIQDVHLVGGDVASGEINPAVASGAERWLTLQRHDSAACAIVALRAQGYRLYVSHLSPESLPLAALPRDERAAYVFGNEQSGVSQEWLDVADARFVIPTSGFTGSLNLSVAAALVVYDRLLLHRTVAEAPGDLDAAEKAELRAAWYDTLAHGSAVLERAHRSRLDDPPAPSPVFPVDRHKT